Genomic segment of Arachis hypogaea cultivar Tifrunner chromosome 16, arahy.Tifrunner.gnm2.J5K5, whole genome shotgun sequence:
GGGTGGAAGAAGAAAAGGGTATacgaagggggaggggaggggaagggGGACGGCGCCGGGGAGCCTCCGTGGTCGCCGCCGTGACCTCGTCGTCGCTGCCGCCTCCTCCAgaactctgatgatgatgatgatgaagggggaagggaagccGCCGTCCCGCCGCCGCAGTCTTGCTGTCCCGCCGCTGCCTCTCTTCTGTCCAGATCTCTTCTTTGTGCTTTGAATTTCTGATTTGGCTTTGTGTTTCTCTGTTTTGAATTTGTTAATTTGTTacttgagtttttgtttctctgtttctgtttctagttgggggtgggggaaggggaGGCGGGAAGGGGGggtgacgcggggtgggggtgggggtgctgGGAAGGAAAGACGGGGAGGGGggtgacgcggggtgggggtAGGGGTGCTGAGAAGGGGAGACGGAGAGGGGGGTGACCGCAGGGTGGGggtgacgcggggtgggggtAGGGGTGCTGAGAAGGGAAGACGGGGAGGGGggtgacgcggggtgggggtggcGGTGCTGGGAAGGGGAGACGGAGAGGGGGGTGACcgcggggtggggggaagggaaaACGGGGAGGGGGcgacgcggggtgggggtgggggtgctgggaaggggaggcggggagggggagggggacggcggcggcgttggtggtggtgttggtggtgctggtggtggtgtatgttggtgttggtggaggttgtggtgttggtggtggtggtggtggaggaagtaattatgttggtagtggtgagggtatttttgtccaaaaaaaataaaaaagacgattttaatacgaaaaaaaactttaatgacgattttaattcgaaaattataagagggacgatttcgattctggccctcaacgttagggaccaaaatcgtacttatcccttataatatctataataataattttttttctacatAAACATTATTAACAAAACCGTTTACTgttgacattattattattattattattattattattattattattattattattattattaaaaataataataaatcactaaaaaataataataaattattacacattatttttattaataaattattttcattaacAGATCCactataatactaataataataataataataataataataataataataaagagattAATTTgcctattaatattaataataataataataataataatataatataatataataacagtattaaaaaatttaaaacgtaacgcaaaattaataataataataataataataataataataacgttACTAACAATAAAGAGATTAATTTgcctattaatattattaataataataatattaacaataaaGAGATTAATttgcctaataataataataataataataataataataataataatagtcttaaaaaatttaaaccgtaacgcaaaattaataataacataatattaattataataatattaataacctCAATactactaattaataattataacataaataaataaaattcaaataaatttatatatttattgttaaatattataaaaatttacttACAAATTGGGGATGATCCAAATACTCAATAATATGATCTTCTAGTTTGGTATAGTCACGCACCATTTTTTTTTCCTATACCATGtagttcttcttcttcaccaagCTCTTTCACAGCTTCTTCACTCTCCCTCAACTAGTTTTACTTAACTAGTTTTGCTTCAGTAACTATGCTTCTACTTCAATCTGCGTTTCTCACTTATAAGGACCCAGCTGAACCTCCTCCCAGAACACGTGGCACGCATGTAGGTAGGGAGCCTGCAAAACGCACCCTGCGTTTGACTTTGGTTCACTGACAAACGCATTCTGCGTTTTGCTCAGTTCGAAGTTGGTCAAGTCTTGGTCCTGTCAACATGCAGGGCATGTTTCAATTTCTTGGTTCATTGACGTTTTGCAGGGCCTGCAATTTTCTGTTTCCAATGCCTGCAAAACGTTCACAGGTCGTTTTGCAGGTCTCTGATCTTCACAGGTCCACATTTATGAACATCACACCATGCATCCATTTATCTGCACTTCACCATTCTGTTATCCATTTAGAAATTAATTTCTGTCAATTTTACACCCGAAGATAATATATAATGAGCCAATATAAGTCTTCTCAATATGTAAATTAAAAACTCATATATAATTTGCACTGTCTTCGAGGTAGCTATTCTAGCCATATGATCAGCAACATAATTTGCAGTCTTTTGAATCAAACTAATTTTGCTTTCCAATTCCAGTTCATAGTTCTTGATTTAGATGCACTGAGTCACTTTCTATAATAGTATTACCACTTTGTCTTCTATGCACCATTGAAGAAATCTCCAAATAATCCGTTCTACAGAGTACCTCACGAAAACCATAATCCCTTCCAAATAGCATGAAGCCCCGCATGCAGAACATTGACTTTCTCTAACTTTCTCCGCACAAACTTTCAACCAATTCCCATCCGAGTTGCAAATAATACAACCAAAATCCAAAATactatttaatcaaatattaattgAGACTAATTTAAATATGGATTTTTCTATCTAGGACACAttaaatttacaaataaaaaaaaatttcattaaaaatataaaaaatttaaaatttcaatatatttattttacattcattaaataaaaatatttaaagttttCAATTAATGATAAACTTATCATATACTCCTAAAACAAGTGTTAACTATACCCTTTAAATATTTAGTCTTTATGCTCCAAATAGTCGTAATTAAATTCTTCAATGTTCTGCTTAAGAAAAACACTAAAGTATATCTTACTTTTTTCAGAACTTAATTCATTATTaggaattttttttctctttatcgcAGGATCACATAACCAGAGATTGCACCATAACTCTGTAAAATAGCAGAACTGCAGAAGGTTATATAGCCAGCTTCTTGTAATTTCGAATTGTCGGTGACGGAAAGTTCTTACATCTGATTGTGGGGAATAATTAATAGCTGGAATCAAGCGTCAAATCTCTTTTACTGCTATACAAATGCTATTAAAAAAGGAATTACAGTACAATACACCTAGGGAATAGACTACGACAGTAGCAGGGTGCGGCAATTGTGGTAAAGTAAAGAAAGCCAACCCGAAGAATGATTGACCTTACCAAATTACATTAAAGTGAGTGAATACATAAGGAACTTGTCACCACTGACTTCGAGTAAACACAACTTTCATTTGTTGAGCAATATTTACTTAATGCCAAGTTCCTTTGAGACCTCTCTCGTCAAACTGAATTGCAAAGTATTATGCCACGGAAATAAGGTGCGGGTGACTGGTAGCTTCCTCCGAAGATCCTGCAAATTATTGTAATTGAAAGAGTTTAAAGATTGAGTGATTGACACATTGTTGCAACAGTTGGAAATTTAAAGTGAGACCATGAATGTCACCCAACATTGTAGATCAAAATGAATTGGTACAATTGACTAATAAAGAGGACCCACCAGACCAGAAACTAACCAGGGCAATCAAATTGGAAGGAAGGATAGCAAGAATGTTGAGTGTTTTTGTAACAAAGTTCAGTTAAAGTTCGGTAAACATGCAGACGGTAATAGAATGCAAAGAAAAGGTCTCCTACATGGGATTGCTTTAATTGGAAACAACAATAATTATCATAGATTTGGCAGAAGAGCCCTATCTGAGACTAAGATTAAAAAACAAATTATCTAGGAAGCCACAAAGAGTACCTTGAAAGTAGAATCAGGCAGGCTTAGATATGATGCCTGTCAAGTTAAAGTAATTTAGTAAATCATATCTAGattcaaattaaaatacaaaaattaaaaatatttttatataaaaagataaaaataaagagagaccCCAACTACAATAAAACAAAATCAGAACCTCGAGAGAAGCCATATACTCCGTTTCATGGTGACGAATAATGCCTGATATGGCAACTGCACAATCGTCAGAGgcctgaaaaaaaaagagaaatataaacaGATGAACCTGGCACAAATATGAATACACAAAGAAACCAGGCCAATGGCCATGAATCATGATACAAGTACCCTGGGGATTGAAAATATACATATGTATGACATGAAGTTATAACTCAACTAGTAAAAAGGAAGCAATTTCATTTATGGTAACCTGAAAAAGAgttgcatctttgcattcatgtTTCGCATCTAGCTGCACATTTCCTTCCTCAAAATAGTGTGCACCCACCTGAAAAATAGGACAAATATAATCATGTATTGCAACAAGTGTACCATCTCATTCAACCCAACACATCAAACATCAGCACATACCTGTATTTTACCCTTAATTTCCACTGTTTGTTGTTCATCTTTGAACTCAACATTCCATATTGAACACCAACTTCCATTGCTATACACAAgaaaaaatgaaatataaaatGTATCAAAATCATTAAGTCTACAGAATTCTCTTCCTTTTTTTACTAGTAATGTAGAGATCAATCATCGAAATTGAAAAGCAGAGTTGGGATTCCATTCAACTAATTTCACCCACCAGAAATTTTGTGGGCTATGCCTAGCAGCAGAAATCACCACAGCAAGCTCAAAATCAGCACCTGGGCCCTCTACATCTTTCCCATTTGCACAATATACAGAGCAAACACCTTTTGGATAAGCTTCTTCAACATATTTAAGTATTTCAGCATCCAGACTGCACCTGCACTACCAAACAACATTGTGTTGTGCAGAAAGCGAAAGGAAAGTATAAGATTCAGAAGTTATATACTCAATTTGTTTTAGTCAAGAGGTTGGATGGTCCGTTCCAACCTTATGTCTCCAAATGCTGATCAACATATTATTAATTGAAAAGCAGAACAAATAGCCAGATAATTATGATCTATCCCTTTCAGCGGGCTCCTTAATAATACTATGCAAAATCTCCATAAAACAGTTGCATGTCACCATGAATCTTTATCACAACCAGTAGTAAGCACAAcaattaaaaggattataaataaaaaatgaaaaagaaacttCCAGAGTCAATCTACAGCAAACAATTAACACTTTCTGAGTTGACAGAGCTAAGAGAATAAAACATTACAAAAGGAACATAGAACTATTCAGACCTTTGACAAATGAACAAATTCATTAAAACCTAACAGGGACAGTGTCTCATTCAACACTATTTATCACCATAGTTCAGGAATTTTTGATAATCAGCATAAAACGTCTCAACCATGGAAATTGCGGAGCATTACCGATATTCTTCAATGTATGGAGATGGAAGTTCTTCATCCGCTGCAGGCCTCACGCCTGTACAAACCTGAGACATTCAACAGGCTATCATGAGACAGCAATTTATACAAATTACAGAACAAATGAAACTCATGCAATAACAAATTCTCACTATTTGCTTTACACCCTAACTTGCAACGAAGTTTTCTCCCACATTTGGTGTATTCAGCTCCAGACACAGTCACTCTAAGACAGAGGATGCTTACTTGTTTAACGTGATCGACAGTAGCCACTTGAGTAGTCCTGGGATCAAGAAACGCATTCCCTTCAAGCTCACTGAAGGAAGTAACAAGTACCTGCATGCACCTCTCAAGTGAGGGTTCCATATTGATCAATATATTCACAGTGAAAGAAGAttcataataataaaagaaaaaaggaaaacccTAGGATTAGGATTGGACTTACGTCACCACTTCGGTTGGGCAATGGGAGGCAAATCAAGTGGGATTTGTTGTAAACGGGGAATGCCTCTGACGCCGCCTCATCGAACAAAACGTCGTCGTTTAGAATCGATTTCACATCTGCGCAAGCCATTTAAGAATGAACATAATtgaatatgagagagagagagagagagagagagagagagagagagaggaagaagacaAAGAACCTTTAGCGACGTATTGGATTTCACCAGGGGGAGAATTGAGAAGGAACCATTTGGCTATTTCCACCTTCTGCTTGTCACTAAGctctgattcttcttcttcatccgcCATTGTGTCTCTCACACAGTCACACACAAGGCAAGAAAGGAATTCGAAAATCCCAAATGCGAGTTTGAGGGGAGATGGATCGAGTTCGAGGGGGGCTGTTCAGACTTCAGATATTGAAATCGAAAAATGCTTCCACGACATTCAGGACCGTCCACGAGGCGGGCTCCACCATCCTAATCATGATCCTTACAGTTGCACAAGTGGGCCCCGCCTCATAGGAATAGTTTTACTTAACATATCGTTGTGACGTTGTGTAGTGTTAGTCTATGTCTGTGATCTGGAAAGTGTATCTGACTGCCATGGCAGCCTGAAACTTGAAATGATGTTGCATTTTGCTCGACAATCACGCTCGACCTACCATCTTTCACCATACAGGTCAATAATTACCTTTGACCTCGGTCACGCCACAATCAAACTTGAACTTCCAAATGTTACACTACTATACTAACTCTCAAAAATATTTCCTTGTTTAATGcctttaattaatcaattaaaataagATGCTCTTACCTACATTTTTAATTACTAATCAAAACAAAAAGGTTAGGCAGTCAAATGTTAAATCCTGCCCACGATGATACTAGGCACAAGACCTCTTGCgagagaatattttttttattagtttgctTTCTATTCTTCTTTGGAAAAACTAAGTTCACCTCATTATGACCGAGTCACCATTCGATTACACCCTGCCATAAGCTGATAGTAACTGATCAGCCAAAGGCACAAATTGGCCATCTAAGTTACAATTTATCCGCAACTATATTAGGCtacacaaaattaattttaatccaTAACATTACATTCCAAGTTACatctataaatataattttagcaGTGAACGTAATTCCACGGCCGTAACAGGTTAGCTTCCAAATACTGTTTCCATGCCTTCAAGGGTCCTATCTCTCTATTACGACCCGTAGAGTTTTTGGTTTCATTAGTCATAAATATGCCTCTAGCAGCAAAAGACATTAGCTCCATCTGATCCATGTAACCTCGCATCCTGTTCGAAAAACCTACTCCCCAACGCTGATCACTGTGAGATTCCTGAGGTTGAGGGACACTTGTATTTGGGCCAATAATGGTTTCTTCTCTCTGTTTAGAATCATCGTCGTCTGCAGACATTAAGTTTCCCATTCCAAATAATTCCCAATCAACCTGCTGCAAGATTCCAGATGCACGCACAGAGCTGAGTGAAGAGTGAGCTTGGAACTGCATTTCTTGCTCCATTGCTAGTGTGTCAACTTGGACTTTCAGTTTATGTAATTGGTCACCGATTCTTGATGCTACTGCATCATATAATTCTTTTCGTGGCACGTCAGAAACTTTTTCCACGTTTAGAATatcattgaaattgattggatcacCAATTAGTACTGTAACCTACAGAATAAAAAACATGCCAAGACTATGTTGGGAGGTTTTCTACTGAATATATAAACACCTTCGAAGTAAACACTTCACCAATAAAGAATGAATTGGCATGCCATGAAGAAATTTTGTAGTTTAATATCTTGATCATTTTTCTGTGGTGAGAAACACAGCCAAAGCCTAGGTGACAATGAGTGCACTAGTAGCAGGCAGCACAGAGCAAATCggcctttttcaaaaattaatcaaATCCTCATACCTCTTTTTCAGGTATAAAGATAAATTCCATTCACAATCTGCATGGCaaaatttcaaatataaaaaGAAGACTGCAACAGTGCATACCATTTTGCCAATTTTGGGAAAGTTAGCACCTATTGGCATGATATCTTGCATCCCTGTATGTACAAATGGGACAACAATGGGCAGGCTATCTCCATCCAGGACCAACCTGATGGACAAAGTTTATGTCAGGATACATGTTTAAAGTAGACATACAGGCATAGTAAAGCAATGAATACGAAACAAACACTCAATGTAGAACCCGTAGTTTGGAAACAACAAACTTCTATAAAATGATGGGGGCATATCAGAAATACAAGTCCTGAAAGCCCAGAGGTAATGAATGACAAAAGTAAGATAGAAGAATCATTTATTCATATATATTACTACATACTACGTGATCAATCAACTATCTGTAAAATGCTTCCACATTAAGCAAGCAAGCACCCAAACAGACAAATATATATTTATCCAATCCAATATATAAACATTGATTTGAACATGTTTCTTTAAAATATGATATAAGAACACACGGATGTATTCTTGAAGGATATAGAAAACTGCAAATTATAATGATCGtgcataaaaaataaatcatatttcTGCAAACCAATATTAAAATCTTGAAGGAGAAAAACTATAAATATTGATCCCTAAATATACTTATGAGTTGTCGATACACAATAACAGACCTAAACACTGGAACAGGTCCAGTTCTAATGATCTTCACCCTTAAATTTATTGCCAATCTCAAGTAAATAACACAACAGAAAAACAACAACGTATTCACAACATTAAGAAGATATGCTCCCATTTGAATATAGGTAGGCAATGGATAACAAAATAAATCAGACAAGACAATTTTAAAAACTCTCATAGGTATTTCAAGTCTCTAAATCAGAATAGAAGACCAAGGCTGGCATTCAAATCAAAATCTAAGTGCAATATTTATCACTTTGTCATTCTCCTACCAACAAACAATTTCAATATTCTCTCCCACACAAATTATTAGCTCCGTCAATAATTTCAACCATGATACCATATATCATATAAAGAAAGTAATGTagccaagaaacaaacaaagtAGGAACCAGTATTAGCAACTTTTAAGTTAGTATTCTACTGCATAATAATATGGAAGATTGTTACCTCCCAACACCTCTTTTTGAAGATCCCAAGGTTTTTCCACCATCCCGGGAGCGGCTTCCTTCAGGGAATATGTGAACCCAACCACCATGGTTCAACTTTGAAATGGCCATGTCCATTCCCTACATAGGATAAGAACTTCAAGTTCAGATTGGAGGGTCAAAATAAGAAGACCGCAAAAGGACAAAATATAAATGACCGAGCGTAAGATGCTTTGTCAAATACACTTCAAAATCAATAAACTAGTTTTCACTTTTCAGGACAAAATaagaagacaaaaataaaatgtcAAATCAAACACATAATACTATAGGATGCATGCTACGGTGAAGAGATGAAGATTCACCTCCATAGATAGTTAGAGACCTTTTTAGGAGAATGtgccattttatttttattaattttttaaaataaattatacacaCTACTGTTCATTCTCTTCACACAAACAACTCTACATTATAGAATTATCCATTCTATAGAACCACTCAACAAATAATGTTAAAAGATATTATCATGTGTTGGATATACCTTCTGATAAATACCATCACCACGAGAAACTGGCAAGACTTTTACAGATCGAAAGAATGCAGAAGTTACAGGGTTTTTGAAACATCTATCAGTTGCACAGAGTGTCCATCTGACGTTCTTAGCGTCCAATAGAACACTAGGAGGAAGCAGCGAAGCAATAACAAGCGGGTCGTCCATGGAAGCAACGTGGTTGCTGACCGTCAGAAGAGGTTTACCCTTAGGTCTATGCAGCAAAGCATCATGGAGTTTCTCTAAGCCATAAACCTGTTCTTCCACAACCAGAATTAAGTCAGATCAAAGCACCAAAAAGCACGCGAAAATTTTCAATGTCACAGAACAGAAGCTGGCAAGGCATACCTGAACACGGTTCAATCCATTCATGAAGACATGACAGACATTTCCAACAACAGGAACAGCAACAGCTTGCATCATACGAACAAGAGTGGATTCTTCTTCAGAAAGGAAATCCTTACTCACTGTACAATAATAAGAAACGAATCATTCACACTTTTAGTGTCAAAAATCGAGCCAATTCCTACACAATAATTGAACGGGAGAGAGCAGAATGGTAATTGAAGACAGACCTCGTTTGCGgtagaaagaagaggaagaaggcaaGGAGTCCCTGCGGAAATCGCGAAATCGGTTGAGCCAACGCTGAAAGGTGGAGGAGAAGTAACCCTGGGCGTGGGGGATGAAGGGATGGCGGCGGCGCCAATGGCGATCGACGGCGACTCGGAAGCGGCCCCTTAGCTGCAGCTGTAGGGAACGAGCCTTGCCTTTCCAAACATCACCGCGATCGAGACGGTGCATCGGTGAGTCGGTGACGGAGCAAGAGAGAGAGACACAGAAAATCTCAGAGCgaagagaacaaaataaaaaaaattaaaaaaagaatcaaGAAGTGGTTAGGAATCGTGCAAGCAGTTGCAGAGGCACTAGTAGCGAAAGCGCGAGTGTAGAACGAAGGGGGTTTTGATCAAACTGCAGCGAGTTCCACCACTGCTCCTTTTTAATTTAGGGTACGCCGTTAAGCCGCTGGCAAGAGCGTTGAATACTTGTTTA
This window contains:
- the LOC112758099 gene encoding F-actin-capping protein subunit alpha is translated as MADEEEESELSDKQKVEIAKWFLLNSPPGEIQYVAKDVKSILNDDVLFDEAASEAFPVYNKSHLICLPLPNRSGDVLVTSFSELEGNAFLDPRTTQVATVDHVKQVCTGVRPAADEELPSPYIEEYRCSLDAEILKYVEEAYPKGVCSVYCANGKDVEGPGADFELAVVISAARHSPQNFCNGSWCSIWNVEFKDEQQTVEIKGKIQVGAHYFEEGNVQLDAKHECKDATLFQASDDCAVAISGIIRHHETEYMASLEASYLSLPDSTFKDLRRKLPVTRTLFPWHNTLQFSLTREVSKELGIK
- the LOC112758097 gene encoding uncharacterized protein, encoding MHRLDRGDVWKGKARSLQLQLRGRFRVAVDRHWRRRHPFIPHAQGYFSSTFQRWLNRFRDFRRDSLPSSSSFYRKRVSKDFLSEEESTLVRMMQAVAVPVVGNVCHVFMNGLNRVQVYGLEKLHDALLHRPKGKPLLTVSNHVASMDDPLVIASLLPPSVLLDAKNVRWTLCATDRCFKNPVTSAFFRSVKVLPVSRGDGIYQKGMDMAISKLNHGGWVHIFPEGSRSRDGGKTLGSSKRGVGRLVLDGDSLPIVVPFVHTGMQDIMPIGANFPKIGKMVTVLIGDPINFNDILNVEKVSDVPRKELYDAVASRIGDQLHKLKVQVDTLAMEQEMQFQAHSSLSSVRASGILQQVDWELFGMGNLMSADDDDSKQREETIIGPNTSVPQPQESHSDQRWGVGFSNRMRGYMDQMELMSFAARGIFMTNETKNSTGRNREIGPLKAWKQYLEANLLRPWNYVHC